The proteins below are encoded in one region of Candidatus Eisenbacteria bacterium:
- a CDS encoding pyridoxal-phosphate dependent enzyme — MNADWERVNEEVLERTVERCRERGIIIPTYKQMRDPSLVPEKIREKLRGIGLWDIDSLNLFRITWKNEPVSKGGGFGGVNFIELPRELTGVRARILMLIGKYFPTGSHKVGATFGPLVEKLVTGRFDPTRQKALWPSTGNYCRGGAYDSRLLGCESIAVLPEEMSRERFDWLREVGAEVFATPGCESNVKEIYDKAKELLAERGESIVNLNQFSEIGNPLWHYAVTGPAMEEVFAAVSRPGDRFRALFLTQGSAGTLGSAEYLREIHPRLAVCAGEALQCPTLLFNGYGGHRIEGIGDKHVPWIHNLKNMDMVAGIDDRPNIRLMRLFNEEEGKRWLVEERKVDPELAAKLDLLGISSIANLMGAVKMAKYYEMNERDLVFTVATDSMEMYGSRIREERERHGAFTSRDAAVAYEGGMLGLGTDYMIELSHYDKKRMHNLKYFTWIEQQGKTVEELDAQWHDDDYWASQFAKVDAWDEAIERFNARTGLLERI, encoded by the coding sequence ATGAACGCGGATTGGGAACGCGTGAACGAGGAAGTGCTCGAGCGAACGGTCGAGCGGTGCCGGGAGCGGGGGATCATCATCCCGACCTACAAGCAGATGCGGGATCCCTCCCTCGTCCCGGAGAAGATTCGGGAGAAGCTGCGCGGGATCGGCCTCTGGGACATCGATTCGCTCAATCTTTTCCGGATCACCTGGAAGAACGAGCCGGTGTCGAAGGGGGGCGGGTTCGGCGGCGTCAATTTCATCGAGCTGCCGCGGGAGCTGACCGGTGTGCGCGCGCGGATACTGATGCTGATCGGCAAGTACTTCCCCACCGGGTCGCACAAAGTGGGCGCCACATTCGGGCCGCTCGTGGAGAAGCTGGTCACCGGCCGTTTCGACCCGACCCGCCAGAAGGCGCTCTGGCCCTCCACCGGGAACTACTGTCGCGGGGGCGCCTACGATTCGCGCCTCCTCGGTTGCGAATCCATCGCCGTCCTGCCGGAGGAGATGTCGCGGGAACGATTCGATTGGCTGCGCGAGGTGGGCGCCGAGGTATTCGCCACGCCCGGCTGTGAGAGTAACGTCAAGGAGATCTACGACAAGGCGAAGGAGCTGCTCGCGGAGCGGGGCGAATCGATCGTCAACCTGAACCAGTTCAGCGAGATCGGCAACCCGCTCTGGCACTACGCCGTCACCGGTCCGGCGATGGAGGAGGTCTTCGCCGCCGTCTCCCGTCCGGGGGACCGCTTCCGCGCACTCTTCCTCACGCAGGGCTCGGCGGGGACGCTCGGCTCGGCCGAGTATCTCCGCGAGATCCATCCGCGTCTCGCCGTTTGCGCCGGCGAAGCGCTCCAGTGCCCCACCCTTCTCTTCAACGGCTACGGCGGCCACCGGATCGAGGGGATCGGCGACAAGCACGTCCCCTGGATCCACAATCTGAAGAACATGGACATGGTCGCCGGGATCGACGACCGTCCCAACATACGGCTCATGCGACTCTTCAACGAGGAAGAGGGAAAGCGTTGGCTCGTCGAGGAACGGAAGGTCGATCCGGAGCTGGCGGCGAAGCTCGACCTGCTCGGCATCTCCTCCATCGCCAACCTGATGGGCGCCGTGAAGATGGCGAAGTATTACGAGATGAACGAAAGGGACCTGGTCTTCACGGTCGCCACCGATTCGATGGAGATGTACGGGTCCCGGATCCGCGAGGAGCGGGAACGCCACGGCGCTTTCACGTCTCGGGACGCGGCGGTCGCCTACGAGGGGGGCATGCTCGGGCTCGGCACGGACTACATGATCGAGCTGTCCCACTACGACAAAAAGCGTATGCACAATCTCAAGTATTTCACCTGGATCGAGCAGCAGGGGAAGACGGTGGAGGAGTTGGACGCCCAGTGGCACGACGACGATTACTGGGCGTCGCAGTTCGCCAAGGTGGACGCATGGGACGAAGCGATCGAACGGTTCAACGCCCGTACCGGGTTGCTCGAACGGATATAA
- a CDS encoding T9SS type A sorting domain-containing protein, producing the protein MKRAPLIPIALLALCLLAWAAPAAVQARDATPPTSYLIRLADESAIRTATMPAVDEAAYRAEDARMLEDDPDTPPRFAAAIAVSLTPQNDGTWETLDDGSRVWRLRVVSAGARSLNFGLVPFRVPEGAMLHVYGKNRDEFAGPYQTEHAVEGELWTPIIRGDEATLELFLPAGAAFEPEIVVSQVGHDYVGFAQMAMDKIRQGSCNNDVICPEGDPWRDEIASVGVYMRSGQWYCTGQMLNSVTDDDPPPYFLTAYHCGISTSNDQTVVVYWNFESPVCGMLNGGSLSDHQSGSLLRARYSSSDFCLIELSADPDTSFHVFYSGWDATGSAVSSCTAIHHPQCEEKMISFNTDALTVTSYLYNTVPGDGTHWRVDDWEDGTTEGGSSGSGIWDPSHRLVGQLHGGYASCTSLTSDWYGRLSVSWNGGGSSANRLRDWLDPNSTNTRVLDGIDPNAIDTGVETAHGVAPSRFSLQPNTPNPFNPTTQIRFTIPEGNGKQSVSLVVYDASGRKIRTLVNGPEAPGLHTVEWNGTDDRGGDVASGVYFCRLLSGERSETRRLVLVR; encoded by the coding sequence ATGAAACGTGCCCCGCTCATCCCGATCGCGCTTCTCGCCCTCTGCCTGCTTGCCTGGGCCGCGCCCGCCGCCGTCCAAGCGCGCGACGCCACGCCGCCGACGAGTTATCTGATCCGCCTGGCGGACGAATCGGCGATTCGCACGGCGACCATGCCCGCCGTGGACGAAGCCGCCTATCGGGCGGAAGACGCGCGGATGTTGGAAGATGATCCCGACACGCCGCCCCGCTTCGCCGCCGCCATCGCCGTCTCCCTCACGCCGCAAAACGACGGCACCTGGGAGACACTGGACGACGGATCGCGTGTCTGGCGTCTCCGCGTGGTCTCCGCGGGCGCCCGCTCTCTCAACTTCGGTCTCGTTCCTTTCCGTGTTCCCGAGGGAGCGATGCTTCACGTATACGGCAAGAATCGGGACGAGTTCGCGGGCCCCTACCAGACGGAACACGCGGTGGAGGGCGAGCTGTGGACGCCGATCATCCGGGGCGACGAGGCGACCCTCGAACTCTTCCTCCCCGCCGGCGCCGCCTTCGAGCCGGAGATCGTCGTCTCGCAGGTAGGCCACGACTATGTCGGCTTCGCCCAAATGGCGATGGATAAAATCCGTCAGGGGTCGTGCAACAACGATGTGATCTGCCCCGAAGGGGATCCCTGGCGCGACGAGATCGCTTCGGTGGGCGTCTATATGCGGTCGGGCCAGTGGTATTGCACCGGCCAGATGCTGAACAGCGTCACCGACGACGACCCACCTCCCTACTTCCTCACCGCCTATCACTGCGGCATCAGCACGTCCAACGATCAGACCGTCGTCGTCTACTGGAACTTCGAATCCCCCGTTTGCGGGATGCTGAACGGCGGTTCCCTCTCGGACCACCAGTCCGGGTCATTGCTGCGCGCCCGCTACTCCTCGTCGGACTTCTGCCTGATCGAGCTTTCGGCGGATCCGGACACCTCCTTCCACGTTTTCTATTCCGGATGGGACGCCACAGGATCGGCGGTAAGCAGCTGCACCGCCATCCACCATCCGCAGTGTGAAGAGAAGATGATCAGCTTCAACACCGACGCATTGACGGTGACTTCCTATCTGTACAACACCGTCCCCGGTGACGGAACCCATTGGCGGGTAGACGATTGGGAGGACGGCACCACCGAAGGCGGCAGCTCCGGCTCCGGCATCTGGGACCCCAGCCACCGTCTGGTCGGCCAGCTCCACGGCGGCTACGCCTCCTGCACTTCCCTCACCTCCGATTGGTACGGCCGTCTCTCCGTCTCCTGGAACGGCGGCGGGTCCAGCGCGAACCGCCTCCGCGACTGGCTCGATCCGAACAGCACGAACACCCGCGTGCTGGACGGCATCGACCCGAACGCGATCGACACGGGAGTGGAGACCGCCCACGGCGTCGCCCCTTCCCGTTTCTCGTTGCAGCCGAACACGCCGAACCCGTTCAACCCGACCACGCAAATCCGCTTCACCATTCCGGAAGGGAACGGCAAGCAGTCGGTCTCTCTGGTCGTTTATGACGCGTCGGGGCGCAAGATCCGCACCCTCGTGAACGGTCCGGAGGCGCCCGGCCTTCACACCGTGGAATGGAACGGCACGGACGACCGCGGCGGGGACGTCGCGAGCGGCGTGTACTTCTGCCGGCTTCTCTCGGGCGAGCGGAGCGAGACGCGGCGTCTCGTGCTCGTCCGGTAA
- a CDS encoding isoamylase early set domain-containing protein, protein MKKKYTPTGKSCRVTFELPPQVEAKKASLCGEFNEWDPKKHPMKRRKDGGFSLDVSLKPGREYRFRYLLDGKKWENDWSADKYLPNTHGTDDSVIIL, encoded by the coding sequence ATGAAGAAAAAATACACACCCACCGGAAAGTCCTGCCGTGTCACCTTTGAGTTGCCCCCGCAGGTGGAGGCGAAGAAGGCCAGCCTGTGCGGGGAATTCAATGAATGGGACCCCAAAAAGCACCCGATGAAGCGCCGCAAGGACGGCGGCTTCAGTCTCGACGTCTCCCTGAAGCCGGGGAGGGAGTATCGCTTCCGCTATCTGCTGGACGGCAAGAAGTGGGAGAACGATTGGTCCGCGGACAAGTACCTTCCCAACACGCACGGCACCGACGACTCGGTGATCATCCTCTAG